The genomic interval TTGAACATTAACCTCTATGATTTTAAGCCTAATGTTTACTCTCAAGCACCATTATAGATGTATCAAACTCCCCCATCAAATATATTATCTTGAAAATCATTTTACTTAAAATTCGAAGCATGTTATCCTTTGCAAAAATACAAAAGAACTCAAATTAGTCTAAAGTCGAAATCAAAGCGAGCGAAGTTAGAATCAATAGATATAGTTTCTAGACACATCCTACGAAGTTGCCATCCCCACTCAAGCTTGTAGGATTGACCTTTGGCTCTCATCTTTTTCTCTCTCTAGTGCAATCTCCGCTGTGCTTCCTCTGTCATGCACCACAATGTACAATCCATATATAAGTACATGAATAAatactttttctttctttcttctatcATTACTATCGAATCAAATTGTGCTCAtcatcttccttttcctcatcTTGGTCGCGCATGGCGAAGCACTTCACATCAACCACCAAACCAAATCTACATTATCAGCTGTTTCACCATGTGGCAGTGACGAATTAAATATAAGGTCTGAAGAACATCAATCCACTGGAGCTCATAATTTCAGAGAACAGTTctgttttatgtatacaaatctTCGAATAAATGGAGGTTGTGGCCACTTGTTGTTGATGTGAATTCAACATTCCTTTTGTTGACAAAGCAGGAttaaagcttcttcttcttcttctctcagcCCCACAAAGTTGCACCACCCTACGAAGAACGTAACTCAGAGCCTTTGCTGCTTAGTGGGATGTCTTCTTTCACTGCTCGTCAATAGTGGCTCTGTTATTAAGGTTGCGGTTGTTGAGGATTAAACGCCATTATTGAGATGTTAAGTTGGTTCATCATTGAGAGTTTGGAGATGAAATCTCGAGGGGAAAGGAAAGGATGCATTACAGCAGGAACGCAGAAACTTTGAAGattagaatggaagtgggaagaacaCATAGGCCAAAAGTAACATGGCCTGCTTGGTCGATCCATCTCTATAAATTGCGACCCGATTCCGCTGCTTTCGTTCATCCTCACAACGCAAATGGCCACTTGTAGAATTGTAATTCCTCTGTTCTTGCTTTTGCTCGGCATCGCCGGATGCTCTGCTTCTAGATTGCTCTTCGCAGAGCCGATTCCATATGGCGCCGGTCACGGCATTGGTTCTGGCGCAGGCTATGGCGCCGGAGGCGCTGCGGGCGGAGCGGGAGGGTATGGAGGCGGAGGTGGCGGTGGTTCTGGTGCTGGTTATGGCTCCGGCGCACAGTTCGTGCCGGGTTACGGCGCTGCAGGGGGGAAAGGTGCCGGCTTTGGCAGTGGTTATGGAAGCGGCGGCGGTGCCGGTTATGGTGCTGGCGGTGAGCATGGAGGTGGGCttggtggtggaggtggaggcGGGTCTGGAGCCGGGTATGGGGGGGCCTCCGGCGGGGAGTATGGTGGTTTGGGAGGCCATGGAGGTGGGTATGGTACTGGCGGAGGGAGCGGCGGTGGAGTAGGTTATGGAGCCGGGGGTGAGCATGGTGGTGGGTACGGCGGTGGTGGAGGGAGCGGTGCTGGCGCTGGTGGCGGCAGTGCAATTGGAGAAGGCGGTGAGCACGGTGCAGGCTACGGAAGTGGTGCAGGAAGTGGGGCTGGTGGTGGGTACGGTGCCGGAGGAGAGCATGGAGGTGCGGCCGgtggaggaggaggcggcggccaTGGTGGTGGCGGTGGGAGTGCAATCGGAGAAGGGGGAGAGCATGGTGCTGGCTACGGAAGTGGTGCAGGAAGTGGGGCTGGTGGTGGATACGGTGCCGGAGGAGAGCATGGAGGTGCGGCCGgtggaggaggaggcggcggccaTGGCGGTGGTGGTGGGAGTGCAATCGGAGAAGGCGGAGAGCACGGTTCTGGCTACGGAAGTGGTGCAGGAAGTGGGGCTGGTGGTGGATACGGTGCTGGAGGAGAGCATGGAGGTGCGGCCGGTGGCGGAGCCGGTGGCGGAGCCGGAGGCGGCCATGGCGGTGGAGGCGGGAGTGCAATCGGTGAAGGGGGAGAGCACGGCGCAGGCTACGGAAGTGGTGCAGGAAGTGGGTCTGGTGGAGGATACGGTGCCGGAGGAGAGCATGGAGGTGCGGCCGGTGGAGGAGGAGGCGACGGCCATGGCGGTGGCGGCGGGAGTGCAATCGGAGAAGGGGGAGAGCACGGCGCAGGCTACGGAAGTGGTGCAGGAATTGGGGCTGGTGGTGGATACGGTGCAGGAGGAGAGCATGGAGGTGCGGCCGGTGGGGGAGCCGGAGGCGGCCATGGCGGTGGTGGTGGGAGTGCAATCGGAGAAGGCGGAGAACACGGTGCAGGCTACGGAAGTGGCGCCGGGAGTGGGGCCGGTGGCGGATACGGTGCCGGGGGAGAGCACGGAGGTGGTATAGGAGGAGGCGGCGGAACCGGCGGAGGCTCTGGATACGGTGGTGCGGGCGGTTACGGCGGAGCAGGCGGTTATGGGAGCGGTGCTGGCGGAGGCTCGGGACTAGGAGGCGGCTATGGTGGCGCCGGAGGCTACGGCGGCGGCTCGGCCGGTGGTTCGGGAATAGGAGGCGGCTATGGAGGCGCAGGCGGTTACGGTGGGGGCGCTGGCGGTGGCTCAGGGATGGGAGGTGGCTATGGCGGTGCTGGTGGCTATGGAGGCGGCACAGGCGGTGGCTCGGGGATAGGAGGTGGCTACGGTGGTGCTGGTGGCTATGGAGGCGGCACGGGCGGTGGCTCGGGAATCGGTGGAGGATACGGTGGAGCCGGTGGCTACGGTGGAGGTTACCGTCCTTGAGTTGCTGGCTGAAGAAAAAATTCGCCAAATAATAAAtgtaataaataatataattatcgCGTTAATATTCCATGGGTATTATCCCACTCATCTTATATATTTAAAAACATTATGAGTTAATTGAATTATGgacaataattaaaatataataagttttgaTCTATACGTACTATCAGTttcaccattttaaccaataataACATTGAATAATTTAAGAGGttcattcaaatatttttttatcttacaaataaaattattataataatattaaaataaaattatttttagcatgAAAATGATATGAGTGGCTGCGTTTTGATATTTTCCTCTC from Zingiber officinale cultivar Zhangliang chromosome 6B, Zo_v1.1, whole genome shotgun sequence carries:
- the LOC121992789 gene encoding glycine-rich cell wall structural protein 1.8-like, whose amino-acid sequence is MATCRIVIPLFLLLLGIAGCSASRLLFAEPIPYGAGHGIGSGAGYGAGGAAGGAGGYGGGGGGGSGAGYGSGAQFVPGYGAAGGKGAGFGSGYGSGGGAGYGAGGEHGGGLGGGGGGGSGAGYGGASGGEYGGLGGHGGGYGTGGGSGGGVGYGAGGEHGGGYGGGGGSGAGAGGGSAIGEGGEHGAGYGSGAGSGAGGGYGAGGEHGGAAGGGGGGGHGGGGGSAIGEGGEHGAGYGSGAGSGAGGGYGAGGEHGGAAGGGGGGGHGGGGGSAIGEGGEHGSGYGSGAGSGAGGGYGAGGEHGGAAGGGAGGGAGGGHGGGGGSAIGEGGEHGAGYGSGAGSGSGGGYGAGGEHGGAAGGGGGDGHGGGGGSAIGEGGEHGAGYGSGAGIGAGGGYGAGGEHGGAAGGGAGGGHGGGGGSAIGEGGEHGAGYGSGAGSGAGGGYGAGGEHGGGIGGGGGTGGGSGYGGAGGYGGAGGYGSGAGGGSGLGGGYGGAGGYGGGSAGGSGIGGGYGGAGGYGGGAGGGSGMGGGYGGAGGYGGGTGGGSGIGGGYGGAGGYGGGTGGGSGIGGGYGGAGGYGGGYRP